The genomic region CTACAACATTTCAAATAAAAAGTGGTGACcatatagatttttaattaagtgTGACAACAAAAGAGGAACTTTAAAAGCTGTATTTTGGAAtttggtttaaaaaaaaaaaagcattaaTTACACCTCCAAAATCAATGTAACAGTAAGACCAAGATTTTCCTGTATGCTTCTAATATGAAAGCTTGAGTGACAGATCAACACAATTAGGAGCATTATTAGCATAAGAAGCTTCACCACCTACTGTAATTGCTGATGAAGAAGCTTCTTCAGGAAATTCCCATTCCTTGGAAGCTGTGTTTCTGCCATTTTTCCCTGGGAAAAATTCATACTCCATCACATAACTCCCAGTGCCAAATGAATTTCCTTTCCTGTGAATCGCCACAACATCCACTGTCTACAACAACACAAAGAACCCCATAAGAAGAAcggtattttattaaaaaaagaaaaaaaccaatTTGATTGGTCATCATCATCACCTCATTGATGTTCATTTGGCCTGCTGCTGCATATGCATAAGCACTCCTTGCAGCTCTAGCACGGAATCCCTTCATCATCTCTTCATTTGTGTTTTGATTGTTTTCCAGGTTCCATCCGTGAAAGTCAGTTCCTTTGTTTGGAAAAGTTTGTCCAAATTGGTTGAATAAACCTCCATTAAACTTCCCATTCTCCATATTGCAACGCTTCTTCTGCAAAATGTATTCAAGTGATCAATAAGATGGCAAAGAAGTCATATATAAAAGAAAGAACTTGAGACAGATACTGACTAGCTTTTGGGTTCATTTTGAGTGATTTTTAGATACAATCCCAAGAAACATAAGACTAATGATCTCCTAACTGtagctctctcttttttttctgtGTTGCTATATTTTTCTAGCAAGCCAAACAGGAGGAATCAAGAAATCCTTTCCAACTTATAACTCCTTTTCCCCCCATTTTTTTCTCAGGAATCAAACATAACCATTTAGAAATAAATATCAGAATCAACAATATTACGACCTGTTCAACTATGTCATCTTTTTCCTTCACATTTCCTacattttattagaaacaaaaacaaaacatcaCCAAAAACCAAAAGCACAATACTTCAAACAAGCAAACAAAACCCAAAGCACAAAACTTTGCAAATTAAGAagctttgaaaaaaaaaaaggggtaaaaGCTAGACCTTAAAGCAAAGATCACAATGCTCAGGCTTGCAATGCTGGAACTTTGGCATTGAAGAGAGCTCTTTAGAAGCCTCCACAACACTAGCAGCAGCACAACTAACCTGAACATTACCAGGATTTCCAACCAAAACCTGACTATTAAACCCACCGAACCCTCCATTACCAACAACTCTTTGCATCATCAAACCATCTGTGTCAGCCCCCCAACCCCATAACCCTCCACTTCCACCATTGATCATCATGGAGGGAACACCGTAGTTTGCTACACCATGCAGCACAGGCACATTACTAGCTCCCATAGCTTCACAACCGAACTGGTTTATTGTCGTTGGGGTCCTTGTTTCACTCATTTTCCTCAAACGTTCAAGTTGGGCCACTCCCATGCCTCTTTGAGGCTGTTTCTTTTGGTATGGACCTTTCCCACTTGGTTTCCTTCCTTTGTTGCTCTTCACAAACTCCATGGCAGGTTTAGCTTCATCTTCCATGGGTTTTGTTGTTGGGTTATCAGTGTTTGGAGTCAAGAGTGTAAGTGAAGTAGCCATTAAAAAAGAAGGGCTTTGATATGTTTTTAGCTTAAAtcaaaaagagagagagaggagagttttttttttttttttttttcttttctttccctgtCTTTGGCTTTTGCTGGATGATCAAAAGAACGGGGATTTTATAGACAGACGGTTCTGAAAGATTTGGATTTTCCTTAGACATCAATTTattgtaattaaaaataaagttttcATTACAAAAACAGATAACAAGGTACATGTTATTGTATTTTTTTTCCCCcagatttttattttgtttttatcaaTTCTAAAATCTTCAccacataatatattaaaaataatttagaatataataaatacataaaatttgaaaagaaaatcatTGATTTTTCATAAATTTCTTTGTTGATCCAATAacctttttattaaaaaaaggacAAAAAGAATTCATCCCTGGAATCAGTAAAACCAGCCTGAGGAATAGCAAATTCCAGCCAAAGAACACCAATCCCTATGCAAAACCCAAATCCAAAAGCCAATCCATCTAAACGAGCGTGTACTACAAAAGCGTGTTCCATAATGGAATATTGCAACACGCGCAGAAGAGAGAGTGAGCATGGAGTTCAATAATATAGTACCTAGAGACACGTGTCATGCACTGAGGGCAACTGATTATACCGGGGACATGATCTGAAACACAAAGGACATTACAACTCCGTTTAAGTAGTTGGGGAGTGTCAGTTTAGACAAAAGTAGCAAACAAACATTAGGGCTTTTCATTTTCAtgcaaaaaatatatttaatttctttcCCCTTTTCCCTCCAATTTTCTTCTaaataatttatgatttttttaaatataatataatctgAAATTTAAATGCTATAAAAacaaaatcatttaaaaattttcttgatctaaaatgatatgACAATGATTTACTGGTCAGGATATtggaaaaaaaaagaggaaaatttTGAAGTGTCAAAAGCCATTAGGGTTCTCAAACAACATTGTGGGGGTACAATGGTTTTACATTACAAATTGATCTATGAATGGGCATGATATTGTGATAGCAGGGAAAGATTTGGGTAGACTCAAACAaggatttgtgaaattattttgtatttatatattatttatgtcatcattattttaaagtatttaatatttattagattatgacatattcataaaaaattatgtaaagtttaaataaaatattagttaaaatggtaaatttaaaTGTTTTGCATTCAAATCTCATTATGTGTTCTAACAACATTTATTCTTTTTGACACAAAGTTTAAAATTATCCATAGTCCCCTTCTAATtcataaatagaaggataatacATTTTAACACATTCGAACCTACATCCTCTTGCATTGATAAAAATAATCATACCAATCAAGTTAAAACTCAATTGACATTTGTATATTATTTTCTtgattcaaatacatagaaaagcATATGCTATTGATCAAACTTTTGTGGATActcaaaaataataattctaAATGTCTCGAGATACAAAACAATCTCAGGAACAAATTGAATGGGATCATGTAATATTAATCAAGGATGGTAAGTAAAAGGTGTAAGGGCAATCGTAGAGTAAGATTTGGTCATGACAATGTGAATCTGCCTAGCTATGTTGTAGGGTTGCAATGATAGCCTAATTCTAATTCTATCATATTTGGAAAGTTTATTCCATGTGGTAGTTTATGGTTGCCCAATTTGTTGTTtgaacataataataaaaatatttgtacTAGGATATGCCATTAATGTTTCAATTATTTCTCTCCttagtttttattaattttattgctCTACATCATGTAtggtttattaattattaattggaTCCAATTTCCAAATATCTAATTAAATTGAGAATCTTTTCCTTGTTGGATACTAAAATATCTTTATATTAACCTATGATTCTTCTATGTGTTCATTTCATAGATTCAATTAAAATAAACAGTCCacctataattaattttattacaattttaGTTATCTCATCACAATAAAAAGCAACAATGTAAATATCAACAATTTGTTAGTAGGGTTTCTTATAATATTTTGATGGATTTCAATTAGATTCtcgtattttatgaaaattaaaaattgatcTAATTAGATAACATTGTTAAACCTTACTATTACATCTTTGACATGAAAATTAATAGCAAAATAAGCAATTCAACAATTTGTATGCAACTAGTTAGCAAAAACTAATAGTTCAAGTTCACATGTTCATTAATGAACTTATCAGTTTTCATAAAATAAAGGATATATTTCTCAATTAGTTTCATTCAATTCTTGGATCATAAAGAAACTAGTGAAGAATAAGATCCCATGGTTAAATACTAACTACaaatacatgatatatatattagACTCATAAATTCTATATTT from Gossypium arboreum isolate Shixiya-1 chromosome 1, ASM2569848v2, whole genome shotgun sequence harbors:
- the LOC128280762 gene encoding uncharacterized protein LOC128280762; the protein is MATSLTLLTPNTDNPTTKPMEDEAKPAMEFVKSNKGRKPSGKGPYQKKQPQRGMGVAQLERLRKMSETRTPTTINQFGCEAMGASNVPVLHGVANYGVPSMMINGGSGGLWGWGADTDGLMMQRVVGNGGFGGFNSQVLVGNPGNVQVSCAAASVVEASKELSSMPKFQHCKPEHCDLCFKKKRCNMENGKFNGGLFNQFGQTFPNKGTDFHGWNLENNQNTNEEMMKGFRARAARSAYAYAAAGQMNINETVDVVAIHRKGNSFGTGSYVMEYEFFPGKNGRNTASKEWEFPEEASSSAITVGGEASYANNAPNCVDLSLKLSY